The Coffea arabica cultivar ET-39 chromosome 8e, Coffea Arabica ET-39 HiFi, whole genome shotgun sequence genome window below encodes:
- the LOC113704878 gene encoding cytochrome P450 716A75-like: MAAGIFSLPINLPGTSFYRGIKAAHSIRKKLLGIIRQRKMDLVEKKSCHADDLSSYLLTVPDDGGKFMSELETADKIWGSIIGSQDSTTTAITFVMKYLAEFPDIYDEVLKETKEHCRKENSWGAAKLERPTEHEIYWTPNTTHKNPEYFPQPEKFDPSRSEGTGSIPYAYVPFGRGPRICPGKDIARLVILVFIYNVVGKFRWEKLIPDENTVVVPVPLPAKGLPIRLYPH, translated from the exons ATGGCTGCTGGGATTTTCTCCCTTCCTATAAACTTACCAGGGACTTCATTTTATCGTGGAATCAAAGCCGCACATTCTATAAGAAAGAAATTATTGGGAATTATAAggcaaagaaaaatggatctcGTGGAAAAGAAATCATGTCATGCTGATGATCTTTCATCATATCTGCTAACCGTGCCAGATGATGGAGGCAAATTCATGTCTGAGCTGGAAACTGCTGATAAAATATGGGGCTCGATTATCGGTAGCCAAGACTCAACTACCACAGCCATCACTTTTGTTATGAAATATCTTGCTGAATTTCCCGATATCTATGATGAAGTCCTAAAAGA AACAAAGGAGCATTGCAGAAAAGAAAATTCCTGGGGAGCCGCTAAATTGGAAAGACCTACAGAACATGAA ATATATTGGACCCCCAATACAACGCACAAGAACCCAGAGTATTTCCCTCAACCAGAAAAGTTTGATCCCTCCAGGTCTGAAGGAACTGGATCAATACCTTATGCATATGTCCCTTTTGGCAGAGGACCTCGGATATGTCCCGGAAAAGATATTGCTCGATTGGTTATACTGGTCTTTATTTACAATGTGGTGGGGAAGTTTAGATGGGAAAAACTCATTCCTGATGAGAATACGGTGGTGGTACCTGTCCCTTTGCCTGCGAAAGGACTTCCCATTCGCCTCTATCCCCATTGA
- the LOC140012809 gene encoding beta-amyrin 28-monooxygenase-like produces MVQEGIPEKFFMDRMKKYSKEVFKTSLLSEPTAVFCGAAANKFLFSNENKLVSLAFPRNIRKIFPYSATPTTTIADSSLKLRVMLLGFFKPDVLHNLVEVVDSVAKKHFQTHWDSKKKSMFYHLSRSLPSRKPVEFF; encoded by the coding sequence ATGGTACAGGAGGGAATCCCTGAAAAATTTTTCATGGATAGAATGAAAAAATACTCCAAGGAAGTGTTCAAAACCTCACTACTTTCAGAACCAACTGCTGTTTTTTGTGGGGCTGCAGCAAACAAATTTCTGTTCTCAAATGAGAATAAGCTTGTTTCTCTTGCTTTTCCAAGAAATATCAGGAAAATCTTCCCATATTCTGCAACGCCAACAACAACAATAGCTGATTCTTCCTTGAAGCTCCGTGTCATGCTGTTAGGATTTTTCAAACCTGATGTTCTGCATAATCTTGTTGAGGTTGTCGATTCTGTCGCGAAGAAACACTTTCAAACTCACTGGGATTCCAAAAAGAAGTCAATGTTTTATCACTTGTCAAGAAGTTTGCCTTCACGGAAGCCTGTAGAGTTTTTTTGA